TCGACCTTCTTCTCTGTTCAATCAAACAGTTTTTTTAACTGTTAGTTAGAATTCCAAATCACAGCCTTAGTTTCAATCACATGATCAAAGTTTGTGTAAGTATTATGGTTGAAAAACATTTTTGAGCCATTCTCTAGAAGGTTTGAATAAACAAACTAAACACACGATGCATTTACTATTTAAACTAATCCTAGTCACAAAACAAACAATGCATTTACTATCTATACTGACCCTAGTCACTGACTAACTTGCTCTGATGTACACTTCTTATCAGTCTTAATGTATGAGGCAGATGAGACAGAAAACGAatataagaatcaataaaagtgacaaaataaataacacaaGAAGTCTGACATAATATACTGGAAGCTCTAAGCCGACAACGATCTCCAAAGAGAGAACACTTTGACCTGATTTAGTTTTTGCTGGAGAAGGCTGTACAACAACATGCATCACAGTGACTCCACCTGCAGtctctccaaatggtgtcttaCACTGGGCAACAGTCTTGTTGTTCTCCAAGATCTTACCCGAACTAATCAGCTTTACTTCGTTTATCCCCTTTGGAACAACTGTTTTGCCTACACACAAAAATGAGCATTTAAACGAAGTTGATCACCACACCATAAAGACTTCGTCTTTTTATTCTTAATCATCAGTTCCTGTTTGTAACTTCATTCAAGTGGACTAATATAACCATTCTACAGCTTTAAATCTCGCACCTTTCTACCGACAAATAGCAAAATTCAGAGACATTCAACACgaaatttcgatttttttttttttaaaagaaagatGGAAACTATAACAAACCTTTGGGCCAATCAGAGACGACCCTTTGCTTCAAAAAATCAACAGTAGACGCAGCTGAATAGCGAAAGGGTCCGATGTCGGAGCCATCGTAGAGCCTGAACTTGATATCTATCGACTCCTCCTCCGGCATCTCCGTTGACTTCTCGAAGACCTCCAACAACCCCAACTCCCGATTCTCAGAAAAACCAGACTTCAACACAACTCTCTTCAGATCTGAAACAGGTCCAATCAAAAAGTAGAATCAGAGGAGGTTGCTTTAGAGAAGGATGGAAACATAAAGTTAAAGAGAAAAATCAGAATACAGAACagtagctctctctctctctctcgattttGATTTCGCGTTGGGATCGTTGAAAAAGCGGAAGAAGGAAGGGAGAAAAGCTTTTGACGATTGCTCAAGAGTCGGAGTCCACCGAATCTCAAGCCCCAACGGTTTTttcacttttcttctttttctcttttcgtCTACTTCTCCATCAAACCGACGTcgttttgttctcttttttttttgattaatcgTGGTGAAAACGGTCATCGAGTTGGAAACTGTTCCCACCTTCTTGACGGTTAAAATGTTCCCACCGTATTTTCTTGTAGAACATTAGCCCCATTAAATGACATTTAAAATGTTCCCACCATTTTTTTCTTGTAGAGAAAATGATTGACAAATGGGTTTTATTTGACatgaaattcattttttaactatttatatgtttataccCATAAGTTTCTTATCTTTGTCAAGTGAGATAATAAGAGAAAAATTGCAGTTAAAACGTTTCATATTTTAGAGTTTCACTTTTTaacggttttttttttaaacatactCCCTCTAttcctaaaaatatatatatttt
The Brassica napus cultivar Da-Ae chromosome A1, Da-Ae, whole genome shotgun sequence DNA segment above includes these coding regions:
- the LOC106442464 gene encoding membrane-anchored ubiquitin-fold protein 3; this translates as MPEEESIDIKFRLYDGSDIGPFRYSAASTVDFLKQRVVSDWPKGKTVVPKGINEVKLISSGKILENNKTVAQCKTPFGETAGGVTVMHVVVQPSPAKTKSEKKVDKAPKAVICTCTIL